From a single Silene latifolia isolate original U9 population chromosome 6, ASM4854445v1, whole genome shotgun sequence genomic region:
- the LOC141587692 gene encoding uncharacterized protein LOC141587692 produces the protein MIKETNPGSYATCSWIEMENPERPLQFKMIFISFNSQIRGAIAGCRSLIGVDGTHLKGNHGGVLLVDVAYDGNNELFPIAVSVKGVEPALESVWPEAYRRLCARHPCKNFKKEYPGVLMYKLFWKVVNVISEVIFKKAMEQAVHHAGLGCARWFLDLGDKELWCKHMFDPSISSDENISNFVESFYNTIGTQRYLPVLSLFEGIRRVVMVRHATRQQISDKWQDDGITPNIRAIIRKQNKDSRTCEAFKSWNGEYEKRDDKSFLKVSLNKYECACALWQISGIPCKHATRAIISDNKDPYSYWPVFDVPNLEPPTIRRSIGRPSRNRRREPGEQRKGKRIFAVRCKKCKCFGHNSKTCKGGYTAKERNAIQEKVTKTRKKRLQKPSGVAAFESLQIMESLVMRVGSEMLESSAQGEDRNGKKQRTN, from the exons ATGATAAAGGAAACAAACCCAGGGAGCTATGCCACATGCAGCTGGATTGAAATGGAAAATCCCGAGAGGCCTTTACAATTCAAAATGATCTTCATTTCATTCAACTCTCAGATCAGGGGTGCTATAGCAGGCTGTAGAAGTCTCATTGGTGTTGATGGGACACATCTTAAGGGTAACCATGGTGGTGTACTACTAGTGGATGTTGCATATGATGGAAATAATGAGTTGTTTCCTATTGCTGTATCAGTG AAG GGTGTTGAACCAGCTTTGGAGTCAGTATGGCCTGAAGCTTACAGAAGATTGTGTGCTAGGCACCCCTGCAAGAATTTTAAGAAAGAGTACCCAGGTGTACTAATGTACAAGCTTTTTTGGAAAGTTGTTAATGTCATATCAGAGGTTATCTTTAAGAAAGCAATGGAGCAGGCTGTGCATCATGCTGGTTTGGGTTGTGCTAGGTGGTTCTTAGACTTGGGAGATAAGGAACTATGGTGCAAGCATATGTTTGACCCAAGTATCTCAAGTGATGAGAACATTTCAAATTTTGTGGAGAGCTTTTACAACACAATAGGAACCCAAAGATATTTGCCAGTGTTGAGTCTGTTTGAAGGTATCAGAAGAGTGGTCATGGTGAGGCATGCTACTAGACAACAGATTTCTGACAAATGGCAAGATGATGGGATTACTCCTAACATCAGGGCCATAATAAGGAAGCAAAATAAGGACTCAAGGACATGTGAAGCATTTAAATCATGGAATGGTGAATATGAGAAACGTGATGACAAGTCCTTCTTGAAAGTTTCACTTAACAAGTACGAATGTGCTTGTGCCCTGTGGCAAATAAGTGGAATTCCCTGCAAACATGCCACAAGGGCTATAATTTCTGATAATAAGGACCCTTACTCTTAT TGGCCAGTATTTGATGTCCCCAATCTTGAACCACCAACAATAAGAAGGTCTATTGGAAGACCATCCAGGAACAGGAGAAGAGAACCTGGTGAACAAAGAAAGGGAAAAAGAATATTTGCAGTTAGGTGTAAGAAATGCAAGTGCTTTGGGCATAACTCTAAGACTTGTAAGGGAGGATACACAGCTAAGGAGAGGAATGCAATCCAAGAGAAAGTGACAAAGACAAGGAAGAAGAGGCTACAAAAGCCGTCTGGTGTTGCTGCCTTTGAGTCATTACAGATAATGGAGTCCCTTGTCATGAGGGTTGGGAGTGAAATGCTTGAGTCTTCAGCCCAAGGAGAAGACAGGAATGGAAAGAAGCAAAGGACAAATTGA
- the LOC141587693 gene encoding F-box protein At1g30790-like, whose product MKKMKMRETSSNLLHSCQYIPSEVLTQILAQLPAKTLLRFRCVCKSWCSIIDNPDFVSMHLHIFNNNKNKNNNFNSSELLAIESSGEWEESGFLLTLRKADTLRKISRIFESSERYLLHGSCNSLLLISRSRISMYVGMRICNPSIRKSLLIPPCPLISSQMYKIDFVIGFAPHCKDYKVIAISFTPIEGVKIPDIEMRVAVYTLSDQQWCIRNDGLNMDFTTLARVFSCCSLSNAYYSEGAAHWLGRDPYGDCHHVGGMNKPTHLVSFNFDTENFTFLELPRAMGEIATSRCLFLLGESLAVIFLSFSDFRKWVFKLESGKREWTQWFSGCSSAHVSNLLYYINSATRVLYYEGDGGYLVTEKNSCNIATNQVQLLGKSMSHRVDLVEYSESLLLCNGYGAEDMTSFPFVLHK is encoded by the coding sequence atgaagaagatgaagatgagggAAACATCTTCAAATCTACTGCATTCTTGTCAATACATACCATCAGAAGTATTGACCCAAATTCTCGCACAATTGCCGGCGAAAACCCTATTAAGATTCAGGTGCGTATGTAAATCTTGGTGCTCCATCATTGATAACCCCGATTTTGTTTCAATGCATCTTCACATTTTCAACAATAACAAGAACAAAAACAACAACTTTAATTCGAGTGAATTATTAGCCATCGAGAGTTCAGGAGAGTGGGAAGAAAGTGGATTCTTGTTAACACTTCGTAAAGCCGACACTCTCCGAAAAATTAGTCGCATTTTTGAGAGTTCTGAAAGATACTTACTTCATGGAAGTTGTAATTCTTTGCTTTTAATAAGCCGCTCTCGGATATCCATGTATGTTGGGATGAGAATATGTAATCCGAGTATTAGAAAATCATTGCTAATTCCCCCTTGCCCTCTTATTTCTTCTCAAATGTATAAGATTGATTTTGTAATTGGATTTGCGCCACACTGTAAGGATTATAAAGTCATTGCTATATCATTTACGCCTATTGAAGGTGTAAAGATTCCAGATATAGAGATGCGTGTTGCTGTTTATACACTTAGTGATCAACAATGGTGCATCAGAAATGATGGGTTGAATATGGACTTTACGACATTGGCGCGTGTCTTTAGTTGTTGTTCACTATCAAATGCTTATTATTCTGAAGGGGCTGCTCATTGGCTTGGAAGGGATCCATATGGGGATTGTCATCATGTAGGTGGTATGAATAAACCAACTCATCTTGTTTCTTTCAACTTTGATACGGAAAATTTCACCTTTTTGGAACTGCCACGGGCAATGGGTGAAATAGCTACTTCAAGGTGTTTGTTTCTTCTTGGGGAATCACTAGCGGTTatcttcctttctttttcagacTTTAGAAAATGGGTGTTTAAACTGGAAAGCGGAAAGAGGGAATGGACCCAGTGGTTTTCAGGTTGTTCGAGTGCTCATGTTTCTAATTTGCTCTACTATATTAATTCTGCGACAAGGGTGTTATACTATGAGGGTGATGGTGGCTATCTTGTTACTGAGAAGAACTCATGTAACATTGCTACTAACCAAGTGCAGTTGCTTGGAAAATCTATGAGCCATCGTGTGGATTTGGTAGAGTATTCTGAGAGCTTGTTGTTGTGCAATGGATACGGAGCTGAGGATATGACATCTTTCCCATTTGTCTTGCATAAATAA